In one window of Armatimonadota bacterium DNA:
- a CDS encoding ferredoxin:thioredoxin reductase, translating into MDGSANRREPHDVTLHDVRQLVHRRIERYLRRSPYRLFPDETVVRSLVTRLARNLVAHGRQYCPCRKVTGDRAADRPNICPCRTHRAEIARDGHCECRLFVSQEFIERRSNDKP; encoded by the coding sequence ATGGATGGCAGTGCAAACCGCCGCGAGCCGCATGACGTCACGCTGCACGACGTGCGGCAACTCGTCCACCGCCGCATCGAGCGCTACCTGCGGCGCAGCCCGTATCGCTTGTTCCCCGACGAGACAGTCGTGCGTAGCCTCGTCACCCGCCTCGCGCGCAACCTCGTCGCGCACGGCCGCCAGTACTGCCCGTGCCGCAAAGTCACCGGCGACCGCGCCGCGGACCGCCCCAACATCTGCCCCTGCCGCACCCACCGCGCCGAGATCGCCCGCGACGGCCACTGTGAATGTCGGTTGTTCGTCAGCCAGGAATTCATCGAGCGCCGGTCAAACGATAAGCCGTAG
- a CDS encoding sugar phosphate isomerase/epimerase produces the protein MADQSIEEQFGISTHFMPATHGETLEQAADAVLDAGFAGFEIVPADAQAQIGHPHNIPNVGLWPREFLPEQRQVLRQRLAGFRFSTVHAPHLDLNIASANRGIREESVRQYFECMDLAIDLGVEIVTFHSGHATPGFIRPEEELLAHEVSFARRAVEYAERRALRVGYETGAVGRLRRVFAEVPDMGVNIDLGHTAMQGVDPAALIEEFADRLVEIHFNGVVHYWGGFMEHVPVNRNNVIDYPAVAAAVRKVGFRGPIVFELQGNDIAQVIAVCAEAREMLRGLWGGTLTMEQRWYVGD, from the coding sequence ATGGCAGACCAGAGTATCGAGGAGCAGTTCGGCATTTCGACGCACTTCATGCCGGCGACCCACGGCGAGACGCTCGAGCAGGCGGCGGACGCGGTGCTCGACGCGGGATTTGCCGGATTCGAGATCGTGCCCGCCGATGCGCAGGCGCAAATCGGCCACCCGCACAACATCCCCAACGTCGGCCTGTGGCCGCGCGAGTTTCTCCCCGAGCAGCGCCAGGTGCTGCGGCAGCGCCTGGCGGGATTCCGCTTCAGCACGGTTCACGCGCCGCATCTCGACCTCAACATCGCGTCGGCGAATCGCGGCATCCGCGAGGAGTCCGTGCGCCAGTACTTCGAGTGCATGGACCTCGCCATAGACCTGGGGGTCGAGATCGTCACCTTTCATTCCGGCCACGCGACGCCGGGCTTCATTCGGCCCGAGGAGGAGCTGCTCGCGCACGAGGTTTCGTTTGCGCGGCGGGCGGTCGAGTACGCGGAGCGGCGCGCTCTGCGCGTGGGGTACGAGACCGGCGCGGTCGGGCGGCTGCGCCGCGTGTTCGCGGAAGTGCCGGACATGGGCGTCAACATTGACCTCGGTCATACGGCGATGCAGGGTGTTGACCCGGCGGCGCTGATCGAGGAATTCGCCGACCGGCTCGTGGAGATCCACTTCAACGGGGTCGTTCACTACTGGGGCGGGTTCATGGAGCACGTGCCGGTGAACCGCAACAATGTGATTGACTATCCGGCGGTGGCGGCGGCGGTACGCAAGGTGGGTTTTCGCGGACCGATCGTGTTCGAGCTGCAGGGCAATGACATCGCGCAGGTGATCGCGGTGTGCGCGGAGGCGCGCGAGATGCTGCGCGGGCTGTGGGGCGGAACGCTGACGATGGAGCAGCGGTGGTACGTCGGCGATTAG
- a CDS encoding D-aminoacylase: MAASELTFLFRKTRVIDGTATTPFSADVGVAGDRIAFVGDAEGARAHEVIDCEGLALAPGFIDIHGHSDYLLLAAPHAESKVLQGVTTEVGGNCGGSPAPMVDAVRAEAEAELADFGMAVTWETLAEFLALLEAGGIGLNFACLVGYGNVRAAVMGYEQRPASQQEIRVMQAEVAAAMSAGAVGVSSGLIYPPQTSADAAEIGEVCRAAGAVGGFYATHLRDERGQLLDAVGEALEVGRRSGCAVQLAHHKVCGEANWGLVEHSLALLDFARQAGMDVAADQYPYTATSTGLYVLLPEWAQEGGAEAAGRRLLDADTRRRAAADFQGLPPEAWEQVRIAQVKADGNRWAEGLTVPQAARQLEMSEPEAVIELIVRERGHVSMVRFAMCEKDIERVMKHPAVMVGSDASARATAGPRARGKPHPRAFGTFPRVLGHYVRERKVIGLGEAIRKMTWLPARRLGLTDRGVLRRGAHADLVLFDPESIADRATYEDPIQPPQGIKGVWVNGRIVARDGALTGALPGRVLRGRGAGIASP, from the coding sequence ATGGCAGCATCAGAACTCACATTCCTTTTTCGCAAGACCAGGGTGATCGACGGCACGGCCACCACCCCGTTCTCGGCCGATGTCGGCGTGGCCGGTGACCGCATCGCGTTCGTCGGCGACGCCGAGGGGGCGCGCGCGCATGAGGTCATTGACTGCGAGGGGCTTGCACTGGCGCCCGGGTTCATTGATATCCACGGCCACTCCGACTACCTGCTCCTCGCGGCGCCGCATGCCGAAAGCAAAGTGCTGCAGGGGGTGACGACGGAGGTCGGCGGCAACTGCGGGGGGTCGCCCGCGCCGATGGTGGACGCGGTACGCGCCGAGGCCGAAGCCGAGCTGGCGGACTTCGGCATGGCGGTGACGTGGGAGACGCTGGCGGAGTTCTTGGCGCTCCTGGAAGCCGGCGGGATTGGGCTCAACTTCGCATGCCTGGTCGGATACGGCAATGTGCGGGCGGCGGTGATGGGCTACGAGCAGCGCCCGGCGTCGCAGCAGGAGATCCGTGTCATGCAGGCCGAGGTGGCCGCGGCCATGAGTGCCGGCGCGGTGGGCGTGTCGAGCGGGCTCATCTACCCGCCGCAGACGTCTGCAGACGCGGCCGAAATCGGCGAGGTATGCCGCGCGGCGGGAGCGGTGGGCGGCTTCTACGCCACCCACCTGCGCGACGAGAGGGGACAACTGCTCGACGCGGTCGGGGAAGCGCTCGAAGTCGGCCGTCGCAGCGGGTGCGCGGTACAGCTCGCGCACCACAAGGTGTGCGGCGAGGCGAATTGGGGCCTGGTCGAACACAGCCTGGCGCTGCTCGACTTCGCGCGGCAGGCGGGCATGGACGTCGCCGCCGATCAGTATCCCTACACCGCGACGAGCACCGGCCTGTACGTGCTGCTGCCGGAGTGGGCGCAGGAGGGTGGGGCGGAGGCGGCGGGCCGCCGCTTGCTCGATGCGGACACGCGGCGGCGCGCCGCGGCGGACTTCCAAGGCTTGCCGCCCGAGGCATGGGAGCAGGTCCGCATCGCCCAGGTCAAGGCCGACGGGAATCGTTGGGCCGAGGGGCTGACCGTGCCGCAGGCGGCGCGGCAGCTGGAGATGAGCGAACCCGAGGCGGTCATCGAACTCATCGTGCGCGAGCGCGGGCACGTGTCCATGGTGCGCTTCGCGATGTGTGAGAAGGATATCGAGCGGGTGATGAAACATCCCGCGGTCATGGTCGGCAGCGACGCGTCCGCGCGCGCGACGGCCGGCCCGCGGGCGCGGGGCAAGCCCCACCCGCGCGCGTTCGGGACGTTCCCGCGCGTGCTCGGCCATTACGTCCGCGAGCGGAAAGTCATCGGGCTCGGCGAAGCGATACGGAAGATGACCTGGCTGCCCGCGCGGCGGCTGGGGCTGACGGATCGCGGGGTGCTGCGCCGGGGCGCGCACGCGGATCTGGTGCTCTTCGACCCCGAGAGCATCGCGGACCGGGCGACGTACGAGGATCCGATCCAGCCGCCGCAGGGGATCAAGGGGGTCTGGGTCAACGGGCGCATCGTCGCGCGCGACGGCGCGCTGACCGGCGCGCTGCCGGGCCGGGTGCTGCGGGGGCGCGGCGCAGGTATCGCGTCACCGTGA
- the dnaB gene encoding replicative DNA helicase, with the protein MLDRVPPRSEEAEQATLGAMLLEREAIARIVNIVQPGDFYTDAHRNVFNCVVELFNEGQPVDVVTLAERLRVRDLLEQVGGQAYLARLLDAVPTAASAERYANIVRDKAILRDMIGAANRVLAKCYEDSDDIPELVDTCERVIFEAGERTVASAFTSLKPLLSETYDRIEKMSQTGLPGTGLLTGFAEIDLITSGLQPADMVILAARPSMGKTALSLNIATHVALRHNLPVAFFSLEMAKEQLALRTLCSEASVDQQRIRQGEVDDDEMERLVRATETLYHAPIFIDDTASMSVLEMRGKARRLQAELGGLGLIVVDYLQLMHGHGRYENRTQEISQIARGLKTLARELRVPVLALSQLSRAVELRQVRRPMLSDLRESGSIEAEADVVSFIYRPSYYGADELKRADYSSDDQSVTEVIIAKQRNGPIGTARLAWIGKYIRFRPLEELHPVE; encoded by the coding sequence ATCCTAGATCGAGTGCCGCCGCGCAGCGAGGAGGCTGAGCAAGCCACGCTCGGCGCCATGCTGCTCGAGCGCGAGGCCATCGCGCGCATCGTCAACATCGTTCAGCCCGGCGACTTCTACACCGACGCCCACCGCAATGTGTTCAACTGCGTCGTCGAACTCTTCAACGAGGGGCAGCCGGTGGACGTGGTCACCCTGGCCGAGCGGCTGCGGGTGCGCGACCTGCTGGAGCAAGTCGGTGGGCAGGCGTACCTGGCGCGCCTGCTCGACGCCGTGCCCACCGCGGCGAGCGCCGAGCGCTACGCCAACATCGTGCGGGACAAGGCGATCCTGCGCGACATGATCGGCGCCGCAAACCGCGTGCTCGCCAAGTGCTACGAGGACAGCGACGACATCCCCGAGCTGGTGGATACGTGCGAGCGAGTCATCTTCGAGGCCGGCGAGCGCACCGTCGCCTCCGCCTTCACCTCCCTCAAGCCGCTGCTCAGCGAGACCTACGACCGCATCGAGAAGATGAGCCAGACCGGCCTGCCCGGCACCGGCCTGCTGACCGGCTTTGCCGAGATAGACCTCATCACTTCCGGGCTTCAGCCCGCCGATATGGTGATCCTTGCCGCGCGCCCTTCGATGGGCAAGACGGCGCTCTCCCTTAACATCGCCACGCACGTCGCCCTGCGCCACAATCTGCCGGTGGCTTTCTTCAGCCTCGAAATGGCGAAGGAGCAGTTGGCCTTGCGCACGCTGTGCTCCGAGGCTTCCGTGGATCAGCAGCGCATCCGCCAGGGCGAGGTGGACGACGACGAGATGGAGCGCTTGGTGCGCGCGACCGAGACTCTCTACCACGCCCCCATCTTCATTGACGACACCGCAAGCATGAGCGTGCTGGAAATGCGCGGCAAGGCGCGGCGGCTGCAGGCGGAACTCGGCGGGCTCGGCCTCATCGTCGTTGACTACCTCCAGCTCATGCACGGCCACGGGCGATACGAGAACCGCACCCAGGAGATATCGCAAATTGCCCGCGGCCTCAAGACGCTCGCGCGCGAGTTGCGCGTACCGGTGCTCGCGCTGAGCCAGCTCAGCCGCGCGGTCGAGCTGCGGCAGGTGCGCCGGCCCATGCTCTCCGACCTGCGCGAGAGCGGTTCCATCGAGGCGGAAGCCGACGTCGTAAGCTTCATCTACCGCCCATCATACTACGGCGCGGACGAGTTGAAGCGCGCGGACTACAGCTCCGATGACCAGAGCGTCACCGAGGTCATCATCGCGAAGCAGCGCAACGGCCCCATCGGCACCGCGCGGCTTGCCTGGATCGGGAAGTACATTCGCTTCCGCCCGCTGGAGGAACTGCACCCGGTCGAATAG
- a CDS encoding 50S ribosomal protein L9 — MMRVILTEEVPNVGMPGELVDVAAGYARNYLLPRKLAIAATKGSVKALDHHRRGIESHQKKRAQSAAAVGERVSATPITISAKAGETGRLYGSITSAAIAEEVHRTLGLELDKRKIEIPEPIKVLGDHEVKVRLHRDVQVPLTVTVVAESAPEEAAAPPAEGEPSATEDAAQAPEAAAAEAPAPAPPAEQPPAAAPSAEDDSGAEAGQEPAASAGEQESTPE, encoded by the coding sequence ATGATGAGAGTAATACTCACCGAGGAAGTGCCCAACGTGGGCATGCCTGGCGAGCTGGTTGATGTTGCCGCGGGCTATGCGCGCAATTACCTGTTGCCGCGCAAGCTCGCGATTGCGGCGACCAAAGGCAGCGTCAAAGCACTCGATCACCACCGGCGCGGCATCGAGTCGCACCAGAAGAAGAGGGCCCAGAGCGCGGCCGCGGTTGGCGAGCGCGTGAGCGCAACGCCGATCACTATCTCCGCCAAGGCCGGGGAAACGGGCCGGCTCTACGGGTCTATCACCAGTGCCGCCATCGCCGAGGAAGTGCATCGCACCCTCGGCCTGGAATTGGACAAGCGCAAGATCGAGATTCCGGAGCCGATCAAGGTGCTCGGCGACCACGAGGTGAAGGTGCGCCTGCACCGCGATGTTCAGGTGCCGTTGACGGTCACCGTCGTGGCTGAGAGCGCGCCCGAGGAGGCCGCAGCGCCTCCGGCCGAGGGCGAGCCCTCGGCGACGGAGGACGCTGCACAGGCGCCCGAAGCTGCAGCCGCTGAAGCGCCGGCTCCTGCGCCTCCTGCCGAGCAGCCGCCCGCAGCCGCGCCATCGGCGGAGGATGACAGTGGCGCGGAGGCTGGGCAGGAACCCGCCGCGTCGGCCGGCGAACAGGAATCTACGCCGGAGTGA
- a CDS encoding MFS transporter has protein sequence MVRRRLAALVEGMEARLLAVAAAVALSLLGDATMYAVLPSRAESVGVSVGLLGVILSANRFVRLLTNTWAGRICDKHGRRIPFFAALIVGAAITAGYGVARGFFAFLMLRILWGFCWSFLRLEWYQTAYETSSSSNIGRVMGTSQSIVRIGTLAGSVLGGVLTDAIGFSRALFAFAAIGLTGAAVAARRPPPRGARCEPTSAIADPDAIADGDIAEYATDDPPAHARLLRARRVAVCWVGFCSLFAISSIVVATLGRLLLVRLGATIPVLGLTLGVASLTGILIGVRPGLSLVLSPVFGHASDVLGRRLVIVAALLVAIACHVLLAGTTHLALIVGAVLLLAVAAAAVAPALDATVRDLTTDRDRARFVSTYVTLLDLGSACGPLVGLAIAAAWGLASAYLVAAASVVSSAVVYLIAFRARVEQPGAT, from the coding sequence GTGGTACGTCGGCGATTAGCGGCGCTGGTCGAGGGCATGGAAGCGCGGCTGCTCGCGGTGGCGGCGGCGGTGGCGCTGTCGCTGTTGGGCGATGCCACGATGTACGCGGTGCTCCCGTCGCGCGCGGAATCGGTGGGGGTGAGTGTGGGTCTGCTCGGCGTCATCCTCTCCGCCAACCGCTTCGTGCGCTTGCTGACCAACACGTGGGCGGGCCGCATCTGCGACAAGCACGGGCGGCGCATCCCGTTCTTCGCCGCGCTGATCGTCGGCGCGGCGATCACGGCGGGCTACGGCGTCGCGCGGGGCTTTTTCGCCTTCCTCATGCTGCGCATCCTATGGGGTTTCTGCTGGTCGTTCCTGCGGCTGGAATGGTACCAGACCGCGTACGAGACCTCGTCTTCCTCCAACATCGGCCGCGTGATGGGCACCTCGCAGTCCATCGTTCGCATCGGGACCCTCGCCGGCAGCGTCCTTGGCGGTGTGCTGACGGATGCGATCGGCTTCAGCCGCGCGCTGTTTGCGTTCGCGGCGATCGGCCTCACCGGCGCCGCCGTTGCCGCACGCCGTCCGCCGCCGCGCGGCGCCCGCTGCGAACCGACGAGCGCAATCGCGGACCCGGACGCGATCGCCGACGGGGATATCGCGGAGTATGCGACGGACGACCCGCCTGCCCACGCGCGGCTGCTGCGAGCGCGCCGCGTCGCGGTCTGCTGGGTCGGCTTCTGCAGCCTGTTCGCGATCAGCAGCATCGTCGTCGCCACCCTTGGCCGGCTCCTGCTGGTGCGCCTCGGGGCGACGATCCCGGTGCTCGGCCTCACGCTTGGCGTAGCGTCGCTGACCGGCATCCTGATCGGCGTGCGGCCGGGATTGTCGCTGGTGCTCTCGCCCGTGTTCGGGCACGCCTCGGATGTCTTGGGCAGGCGGCTCGTCATCGTGGCGGCGTTGCTGGTCGCGATCGCGTGCCACGTGCTGCTCGCGGGAACGACGCACCTGGCGCTGATCGTCGGCGCGGTGTTGCTGCTGGCGGTCGCCGCGGCGGCGGTCGCGCCCGCGCTCGATGCAACGGTGAGGGACCTGACGACCGATCGCGACCGGGCCCGATTCGTCAGCACCTACGTGACGCTGCTCGACCTCGGGTCAGCGTGCGGCCCGCTGGTCGGGCTCGCAATCGCGGCCGCGTGGGGCCTTGCATCGGCGTACCTCGTCGCCGCCGCCTCCGTGGTCTCGTCCGCCGTCGTGTATCTGATCGCGTTCCGCGCTCGAGTCGAGCAGCCGGGCGCAACGTGA
- a CDS encoding sulfatase-like hydrolase/transferase, with translation MPDRPNILFIMTDQQRFDATGCCGSEISRTPHTDALAESGVNFVKHYSSVGICSPARASLLTGLWAHNHRMLNNTHAKDSVCPELRDEVPTISEALSRGGYRCGYIGKWHIGSAAKAAERGFADTEYIEGRGFGEYLRSTGFGQELTDPVGRVRRGRDMPWAAITNARGDQLRPAFLASRTIEALERYKRDDAQPFFLVCSFEGPHFPCYVPPEWAARYDPETIPPWGNFDETFEGKPRSHWRYAVLRNGIDAPWEQWRVYVARYFALTSLIDHEIGRILAALDGLGMSDDTLVVFTTDHGDLSGSHKIFNKGAIMYEELYRIPLVMRWPGVSQQGAVCEAYVSAIDVPATLLEAAGVEALGSRDGRSLASWLCGEQPDWPDSIYSQFHGDEYSLCSLRMVRDDDWKYVYYPDGLDELYDERADPFELRNLAEDADYADPLRQMKDRLAEWMERVGDPLLRWNFDLR, from the coding sequence ATGCCCGACCGACCGAACATCCTGTTCATCATGACCGATCAGCAGCGGTTCGACGCCACCGGCTGCTGCGGCAGCGAGATCTCCCGGACGCCGCACACCGACGCGCTGGCGGAATCCGGCGTCAACTTCGTCAAGCACTATTCCTCCGTCGGCATCTGCTCGCCGGCGCGCGCGTCGCTGCTCACCGGCCTGTGGGCGCACAACCATCGCATGCTCAATAACACGCACGCCAAGGACTCGGTATGCCCGGAGCTGCGCGACGAGGTGCCGACGATCAGCGAGGCCTTGTCGCGCGGCGGCTACCGCTGCGGGTACATCGGGAAATGGCACATCGGGTCGGCCGCGAAGGCGGCCGAGCGCGGCTTCGCGGACACGGAGTACATCGAAGGCCGCGGCTTCGGCGAGTACTTGCGCAGCACCGGCTTCGGGCAGGAGCTGACCGACCCGGTCGGCCGCGTGCGGCGCGGCCGCGACATGCCCTGGGCCGCGATCACCAACGCGCGCGGGGATCAACTGCGGCCCGCGTTCCTCGCCTCGCGCACGATCGAGGCGCTCGAACGCTACAAGCGAGATGATGCGCAGCCATTCTTTCTGGTCTGCTCGTTCGAAGGGCCGCACTTCCCGTGCTACGTGCCGCCGGAGTGGGCGGCGAGGTACGATCCCGAAACGATCCCGCCGTGGGGCAACTTCGACGAGACATTCGAGGGCAAGCCGCGCTCGCACTGGCGCTACGCGGTGCTGCGCAACGGGATTGACGCGCCGTGGGAGCAGTGGCGCGTGTACGTCGCGCGGTACTTTGCGCTGACCAGCTTGATAGACCACGAGATCGGGCGCATACTGGCAGCCCTGGACGGCCTCGGCATGAGCGACGATACCCTGGTCGTCTTCACCACGGACCACGGCGACCTCTCCGGCAGCCACAAGATTTTCAACAAGGGCGCGATCATGTACGAGGAGCTGTATCGCATCCCGCTCGTGATGCGCTGGCCGGGTGTGTCGCAGCAAGGCGCGGTGTGCGAGGCGTACGTGAGCGCGATTGATGTGCCCGCGACGCTGCTGGAGGCGGCGGGCGTCGAGGCGCTCGGCTCGCGTGACGGGAGATCCCTCGCGTCATGGCTGTGCGGGGAGCAGCCCGACTGGCCGGACAGCATCTACTCGCAGTTCCACGGGGACGAGTACTCGCTGTGCTCGCTGCGCATGGTGCGTGACGACGACTGGAAGTACGTCTATTACCCCGATGGTCTGGACGAACTGTACGACGAGCGCGCGGATCCATTCGAGCTGCGCAACCTGGCGGAGGACGCGGACTACGCCGACCCGCTGCGGCAGATGAAGGATAGACTGGCGGAGTGGATGGAGCGGGTCGGCGACCCGCTGCTGCGCTGGAACTTCGACTTGAGGTGA
- a CDS encoding sugar phosphate isomerase/epimerase: protein MFRLGVMTDEISQDFAYAVRVCQEYKLQTVEIRSAWDKPPQELADKDVAEIARILEPTGMKVSNIASPFYKCDIDDEAAVKEHHRILARCIEVGRKLGSNIIRGFTFWNTGRTEEVWGKILELYEKPVQIAAEADAIIAIENEAATSLATARLLQRFLADLDAPNVKALWDPANEVFADGGERPFPEAFRRIEKEMVHFHLKDARRNEDTGQPECTPVGEGVIDWQGQLADLLASGYAGAVSLETHWRPQALTEEQLNRPGGAAFSESGEYASRLCLDNLMRIMKQVAG from the coding sequence ATGTTCAGGCTTGGCGTAATGACGGACGAGATCTCGCAGGATTTCGCGTATGCGGTGCGCGTGTGCCAGGAGTACAAGCTGCAGACCGTCGAGATCAGATCGGCGTGGGATAAGCCGCCCCAGGAGTTGGCCGACAAGGACGTCGCCGAGATCGCGCGCATCCTCGAGCCGACGGGGATGAAGGTCTCCAACATCGCCTCGCCGTTCTACAAGTGCGACATCGACGACGAGGCCGCAGTCAAGGAGCACCACCGGATTCTCGCCCGGTGCATTGAGGTCGGGCGCAAGCTGGGCAGCAACATTATCCGGGGATTCACGTTCTGGAATACCGGGCGCACCGAGGAAGTGTGGGGCAAGATACTGGAGCTCTACGAGAAGCCGGTGCAGATTGCCGCGGAAGCGGACGCCATCATCGCCATCGAAAACGAAGCCGCGACCAGCCTTGCCACCGCGCGGCTGCTCCAGCGCTTCCTCGCCGACCTCGACGCCCCCAACGTCAAAGCCCTGTGGGATCCGGCGAACGAGGTCTTTGCCGACGGCGGCGAGCGGCCGTTCCCCGAGGCCTTCCGCCGCATCGAAAAGGAGATGGTGCATTTCCACCTCAAGGACGCCCGCCGCAATGAGGACACCGGGCAGCCCGAGTGCACCCCGGTCGGCGAGGGTGTCATTGACTGGCAGGGGCAACTCGCCGACCTGCTCGCGTCAGGCTATGCCGGCGCCGTTTCGCTCGAAACCCACTGGCGCCCGCAGGCGCTGACTGAGGAGCAGTTGAACCGCCCCGGAGGCGCCGCGTTCTCCGAGTCCGGCGAATACGCCTCGCGCCTGTGCCTCGACAACCTGATGCGGATCATGAAGCAGGTCGCGGGGTAG
- a CDS encoding YihY/virulence factor BrkB family protein, with amino-acid sequence MTRISNPIRGLIGSTFRPVVQVFDFLRAVARDYSAKRLSIIAAGLAYYTFLAFFPFVLVMLAAAGYALGSSEQQYQVVENALTRAMPTAGLRIREQLDTIVANRAVVGGLGLLALVWTASNAFAIIIQALRIVWEVKVPSRFVVMRLRALALLAIAVVFLLLSVLASSAMPVVAHLPMAGVVRRLGELPLLWWLASAALSLAISFLAVLVLYRIVPTPQIKLRHEAAGAAFAAVSWELAKSGFAWYLQRFANFDRVYGPVGAIVILLLWIYISAVIVLVGAEIAAVYAVRERGPGPDQAARSARLMEILGETER; translated from the coding sequence ATGACGCGTATCTCCAACCCGATCCGTGGGCTCATCGGTTCGACCTTCAGGCCCGTCGTGCAGGTCTTCGACTTCCTGCGGGCGGTTGCCCGCGACTATTCCGCAAAACGGCTGTCCATCATCGCTGCCGGGCTGGCGTACTACACGTTCCTCGCGTTCTTCCCCTTCGTGCTCGTCATGTTGGCGGCGGCCGGGTACGCGCTCGGCTCCTCGGAGCAGCAGTACCAGGTGGTGGAGAACGCGCTGACCAGGGCGATGCCCACCGCCGGTCTCCGGATCCGGGAGCAGCTCGACACCATCGTCGCCAACCGCGCCGTGGTGGGCGGACTGGGGCTGCTCGCTCTGGTGTGGACCGCCTCCAACGCCTTCGCGATCATCATCCAGGCGCTGCGGATCGTGTGGGAGGTGAAGGTGCCGTCGAGGTTCGTCGTCATGCGCCTGCGCGCCCTGGCGCTCCTCGCCATCGCCGTGGTCTTCCTCCTGCTCTCCGTGCTCGCCAGTTCGGCGATGCCTGTCGTAGCGCACCTTCCCATGGCAGGAGTTGTGCGGCGGCTGGGTGAATTACCATTACTGTGGTGGCTCGCGTCGGCGGCGCTGTCGCTCGCGATAAGCTTTCTCGCCGTTCTCGTCCTGTATCGGATCGTACCGACGCCGCAGATCAAGCTGCGCCACGAGGCGGCGGGGGCGGCCTTCGCCGCGGTTTCGTGGGAGCTTGCCAAGAGCGGATTCGCCTGGTACCTGCAGAGGTTCGCCAATTTCGACCGCGTCTATGGCCCCGTCGGCGCCATCGTCATTCTGCTGCTGTGGATCTACATATCGGCGGTCATCGTGCTCGTCGGAGCTGAGATTGCAGCGGTCTACGCGGTGCGCGAGCGGGGCCCCGGCCCCGACCAAGCCGCACGATCCGCGCGATTGATGGAGATCCTGGGGGAGACCGAGCGGTGA
- a CDS encoding Gfo/Idh/MocA family oxidoreductase encodes MKRIRFAVIGAGTWGSTHARIFAEHPHVELAAVCDANEGRAKEVAQSARAQRWCTDFNEIAGDDSIAAVGIATPDFAHVEPALAVLRAGKHLLVEKPLAFTVADCEEIIAAAKQAKVKLMVDFHNRWSPPFFKAKAAIEAGEIGAPMYMYYRLSDTIWVPTQMLSWAGKSTVAWFLSSHSVDTMHWLLGERPHRVYCMRRARTLTARGIETPDFYQTALEFPSGATALMENGWILPETTPNIIDLKFEIVGDQGALYVDGSHHRMLERYTQNEAAFPDTFIQPTVYGKPLGFAVESIRHFVDCVVNDGEPLVTGEDGLAATRVIQAMEQSADSGEPVDISWQT; translated from the coding sequence ATGAAGCGAATACGGTTTGCGGTAATCGGCGCGGGGACGTGGGGAAGCACCCACGCGCGGATATTTGCGGAGCATCCACACGTGGAGTTGGCGGCGGTGTGCGATGCCAACGAAGGGCGGGCGAAGGAGGTCGCGCAGAGCGCGAGGGCGCAGCGCTGGTGCACCGACTTCAACGAGATCGCCGGCGATGATTCGATTGCCGCGGTGGGCATCGCGACGCCCGACTTCGCGCACGTCGAGCCGGCGCTTGCGGTGCTGCGCGCGGGCAAGCACCTGCTGGTCGAGAAGCCCCTCGCGTTCACCGTCGCGGACTGCGAGGAGATCATCGCCGCGGCGAAACAAGCCAAGGTCAAGCTGATGGTGGACTTCCACAATCGGTGGAGCCCGCCGTTCTTCAAGGCGAAGGCGGCGATTGAAGCGGGCGAGATCGGCGCGCCGATGTACATGTACTACCGGCTGAGCGACACGATCTGGGTGCCGACGCAGATGCTGAGCTGGGCGGGCAAGTCCACCGTCGCGTGGTTCCTGTCGAGCCACAGCGTGGACACGATGCACTGGCTACTCGGCGAGAGGCCGCATCGGGTCTACTGCATGCGGCGCGCGCGCACCCTCACCGCGCGCGGTATCGAGACTCCCGATTTCTACCAGACCGCCCTCGAGTTCCCGAGCGGCGCGACGGCGCTCATGGAGAACGGGTGGATCCTGCCCGAGACGACGCCGAACATCATTGACCTGAAGTTCGAGATTGTCGGCGACCAGGGCGCGCTGTACGTGGACGGCAGCCACCACCGCATGCTGGAGCGTTACACGCAGAACGAAGCGGCTTTCCCCGACACGTTCATTCAGCCCACGGTGTACGGCAAGCCGCTGGGGTTCGCGGTTGAGAGTATCCGGCACTTCGTGGACTGTGTGGTCAACGACGGCGAGCCGCTGGTGACCGGCGAGGATGGTCTCGCCGCGACGCGCGTCATTCAGGCGATGGAGCAGTCCGCGGATTCGGGCGAGCCGGTGGACATCTCCTGGCAGACCTGA